A window from Vulpes vulpes isolate BD-2025 chromosome 9, VulVul3, whole genome shotgun sequence encodes these proteins:
- the BHLHE40 gene encoding class E basic helix-loop-helix protein 40, translated as MERIPSAQPPPACLPKAPGLEPGDLPGMDFAHMYQVYKSRRGIKRSEDSKETYKLPHRLIEKKRRDRINECIAQLKDLLPEHLKLTTLGHLEKAVVLELTLKHVKALTNLIDQQQQKIIALQSGLQAGELSGRNVEAGQEMFCSGFQTCAREVLQYLAKHENTRDLKSSQLVTHLHRVVSELLQGGTSRKPSDPAPKAMDFKEKPSSLAKGSEGPGKNCVPVIQRTFAHSSGEQSGSDTDTDSGYGGESEKGDLRGEQQYFKSDHGRRFTMGERIGVIKQESEEPPTKKSRMQLSDDEGHFTGSDLISSPFLGPHPHQPPFCLPFYLIPPSATAYLPMLEKCWYPTSVPVLYPGLNASAAALTSFMNPDKISAPLLMPQRLPSPLPAHPAIDSSALLQALKQIPPLNLETKD; from the exons ATGGAGCGGATCCCCAGCGCGCAACCGCCCCCCGCCTGCCTGCCCAAAGCCCCAGGACTGGAGCCCGGAGACCTACCTGG GATGGATTTTGCCCACATGTACCAAGTGTACAAGTCGAGGCGGGGAATAAAGCGGAGCGAGGATAGCAAG GAGACCTACAAACTGCCGCACCGGCTCATCGAGAAAAAGAGACGTGACCGGATTAACGAGTGCATCGCCCAGCTGAAGGATCTCCTACCCGAACATCTCAAACTTACA ACTTTGGGTCACTTGGAAAAAGCAGTCGTTCTGGAACTTACCTTGAAGCATGTGAAAGCACTAACAAACCTAATTgaccagcagcagcagaaaaTCATTGCCCTGCAGAGCGGTTTACAAGCTG GTGAGCTGTCGGGGAGAAATGTTGAAGCAGGTCAAGAGATGTTCTGCTCAGGTTTCCAGACGTGTGCCCGGGAGGTGCTTCAGTACCTGGCCAAGCATGAGAACACTCGGGACCTGAAGTCTTCACAGCTAGTCACCCACCTTCACCGTGTGGTCTCAGAGCTGCTGCAGGGGGGGACCTCCAGGAAACCATCAGACCCGGCTCCCAAAGCCATGGACTTCAAGGAGAAACCCAGCTCCCTGGCCAAAGGCTCTGAAGGCCCCGGGAAAAACTGTGTGCCGGTCATCCAGCGGACTTTTGCTCACTCGAGTGGGGAGCAGAGTGGCAGTGACACGGACACAGACAGTGGCTACGGAGGAGAATCAGAGAAGGGCGACTTGCGTGGTGAGCAGCAGTACTTCAAAAGCGATCATGGACGCAGGTTCACCATGGGAGAAAGGATCGGTGTTATTAAGCAAGAATCTGAAGAACCCCCAACAAAAAAGAGCAGGATGCAGCTCTCAGATGATGAAGGCCACTTCACTGGCAGTGACCTGATCAGCTCCCCATTCCTGGGCCCACACCCACACCAGCCTCCCTTCTGTCTGCCCTTCTATCTCATCCCGCCGTCAGCGACTGCCTACTTGCCCATGCTGGAGAAGTGCTGGTATCCCACCTCCGTCCCAGTGTTATACCCGGGCCTCAACGCCTCCGCCGCAGCCCTCACCAGCTTCATGAACCCAGACAAGATCTCAGCCCCCTTGCTCATGCCTCAGAGACTCCCTTCTCCCTTGCCAGCCCATCCGGCCATCGACTCTTCTGCCCTGCTCCAAGCTTTGAAGCAGATCCCCCCTTTAAACTTAGAAACCAAAGACTAG